A window from Thermodesulfatator atlanticus DSM 21156 encodes these proteins:
- the murI gene encoding glutamate racemase, protein MIGVFDSGIGGLTIVKELVRKLPDYSFVYFGDTARTPYGTKSPETIIAYAIQDAEFLLEHGAKIIVVACHSASSVATEALRKRFPHVPIFEVVTPSVNKALSVTKRKIIGVIGTRATISSGVYQRRVAAIDPTVKVYGNACPLLVPLVEEGWLKKPETRSIVKKCLIPLKMRGIDTLVLGCTHYPVLKPIIQAKAGRRVTLVDPAEEVAEEVAGFLKKHQELDQTLKREGELKIYVSDLTEAFERVARLFMGRKVPLLKADCEIEHIIKA, encoded by the coding sequence TTGATAGGGGTCTTTGATTCCGGTATTGGTGGCCTCACTATTGTCAAGGAGCTTGTGCGCAAGCTACCTGATTACTCGTTTGTTTATTTTGGAGACACAGCACGCACCCCTTACGGCACTAAAAGCCCTGAAACCATAATTGCCTATGCTATCCAGGATGCCGAGTTTTTGCTGGAACATGGAGCCAAAATTATCGTGGTAGCCTGCCATTCTGCTTCAAGTGTGGCCACCGAAGCCCTGCGTAAGCGTTTCCCCCACGTGCCCATTTTTGAGGTGGTAACTCCTTCGGTTAACAAAGCCCTTTCAGTAACCAAACGCAAAATAATCGGTGTGATCGGCACACGGGCTACTATCTCAAGCGGGGTTTATCAGCGACGAGTAGCTGCTATCGATCCCACGGTTAAGGTTTACGGCAATGCCTGTCCGCTTTTGGTGCCCCTGGTGGAAGAGGGCTGGCTTAAAAAGCCTGAGACAAGAAGCATCGTAAAAAAATGTCTCATACCCCTTAAAATGCGCGGGATAGATACCCTGGTACTTGGGTGCACCCACTATCCTGTGCTAAAGCCTATCATCCAGGCCAAGGCCGGGCGCAGGGTAACCCTTGTTGATCCCGCAGAAGAAGTAGCAGAAGAAGTGGCAGGTTTTCTTAAAAAGCACCAGGAGCTTGACCAGACTCTTAAAAGAGAAGGGGAGCTAAAAATTTATGTTTCTGACTTAACCGAAGCCTTTGAAAGGGTGGCCCGCCTTTTTATGGGCCGCAAAGTGCCGTTGCTTAAGGCTGACTGCGAGATCGAACATATCATCAAGGCCTAA
- a CDS encoding archaemetzincin, whose product MARRSILLVPVGRVSGPWIEKLMNQLAESFLARIELTNPVPYPPSAFCLRRKRFFAHFLIDFLRQHAGDVDFVVGLTDAELYNIHYNSVISETHFQARSAVISVGKLREFLFGERPEELFYKRLYKEILRSLGHMLGLGPCLNPHCVMYPSLSLMETDLKSSRFCPECALKLRLRFGEIPLLREAA is encoded by the coding sequence ATGGCCAGACGCTCTATTCTTTTAGTTCCAGTGGGTCGCGTTTCTGGTCCGTGGATAGAAAAATTAATGAATCAGTTAGCAGAGTCGTTTCTTGCCAGGATTGAGCTAACTAATCCGGTGCCTTATCCGCCTTCTGCCTTTTGCCTGAGGCGCAAGCGCTTTTTTGCACACTTTTTGATTGATTTTTTAAGACAGCACGCAGGAGATGTTGATTTTGTGGTAGGACTTACCGATGCAGAGCTCTACAACATTCACTATAACTCCGTTATTTCAGAGACCCATTTTCAGGCCCGCTCTGCGGTGATTTCTGTTGGTAAATTGCGGGAGTTTCTCTTTGGTGAAAGGCCAGAGGAGCTCTTTTATAAGCGCTTGTACAAAGAAATATTGCGCTCCTTAGGGCATATGTTAGGCCTTGGCCCTTGTCTTAACCCTCACTGCGTTATGTATCCCTCGCTTTCCTTGATGGAAACAGACCTTAAAAGTTCACGTTTTTGTCCCGAGTGTGCGTTAAAACTTAGGCTACGTTTTGGAGAAATTCCTCTTCTCAGGGAAGCGGCTTGA